AAATGATAATTTGAGATCGTATTTTTTCAAGCATGTTTGAATAGAAGTTTATTCACGTACCACAGTTCTGTTACAAATGATACAGTAAATTATTTgtcgaattattttttatatgatTAAGTTTATTTAAGAAAGTAAAATGCTAATCTGTTACATTAATTTAAATACCCATTTTCTGACTATTCATTTGTATCCGATGTCGTTGATCCATCTCCAGCTGCTTTACGCGTGTATAAAGAGCACTCCCCACTAACACAACGATATTGGATGTCCACCAAAGGGATGATTTAGCTTCGTTGTACCACGAAGTAGCTATTACAGTCTGAGCACAAGCTTTGGCCGTTCCTGATATGTTATGAGTCAAAGCTGAAGTAACTTTTATCTGTAGAGCAGTAACGAATCCTATTGCAAATCCACATATGCCTCCAACTGTCATTGCACCCCAGAACCATAGCTCTGTCAAATGCTTGTAAGCTATGATCACAGAAAGTTCCCCGTTAATCAGTATCAGAGGGATGAAGATAACGGCAGAGTAAACGTTGTTATAGTATGTCAAAAGCCACACTTCCTGGTTCACATGCACAAGAGTTCGTTTGGtgtaaattgaatataaagacaGACTGAACGAACCGAACACTCCAAACATTGTTCCTATGAGTGAAAAAGATTCAGTCAAACTTTCCTGATCTACACCGATCCAGAAACCTGCTACAATGAGCAAGCAGCAAAGTACAGATTTGCTACTAGTTTTCTCTCCTAGTAAAAAATATGTCAACACCACATTGAATACCGTTGTTAACGATCGTCCTATGTAATAGAACGCCACGCCAACGTACTTCAAGCAAagattatttgtggttatcatgACAGTGAAAAGCAAAGAGAGTGGTATCACTTTCCGGAATGTGGTCCTATCCAATGGATTTCCAGCAGGAacgttcaacaattttggatactTCTTGCTTAATATCGTCATCACAAAGCAAATGGATGAAGAAACCAAAACTTGGAACCAT
This genomic window from Malaya genurostris strain Urasoe2022 chromosome 1, Malgen_1.1, whole genome shotgun sequence contains:
- the LOC131440242 gene encoding GDP-fucose transporter 1 produces the protein MYQPLDNDRRTLFAKYVRIFSVVVTYWIISILTVFVNKALLSGLDLEAPLFVTWFQVLVSSSICFVMTILSKKYPKLLNVPAGNPLDRTTFRKVIPLSLLFTVMITTNNLCLKYVGVAFYYIGRSLTTVFNVVLTYFLLGEKTSSKSVLCCLLIVAGFWIGVDQESLTESFSLIGTMFGVFGSFSLSLYSIYTKRTLVHVNQEVWLLTYYNNVYSAVIFIPLILINGELSVIIAYKHLTELWFWGAMTVGGICGFAIGFVTALQIKVTSALTHNISGTAKACAQTVIATSWYNEAKSSLWWTSNIVVLVGSALYTRVKQLEMDQRHRIQMNSQKMGI